The following coding sequences lie in one Apium graveolens cultivar Ventura chromosome 3, ASM990537v1, whole genome shotgun sequence genomic window:
- the LOC141714769 gene encoding uncharacterized protein LOC141714769, with amino-acid sequence MTLEFGDPDLEGLKFPRDDPLVITPVLKFPTRNGVGEKMKIGKWPVFAMLQHLGPMEPGEGATYQRLVNKIFAHLIGKTMKVYVDDMLVKILSKADHIKHLGEAFEVLRHYKMMLNPAKCAFRLGSRKFSGHMVSNRGIGANPDKIKDILDMEPPSSIKDVQKLTLRIATLRRPSLAKSRWVHNRYALKLDFPTKNNAAEYEALIADLGLARAVRAKNLKVYGESRLVVVQVNGEFEAKNDIMAKYVRVVKGILTQFDEWYAEHVPKEETTMADALSQFVSSKIKNYLRSIYFQVRKTPTIHVINLIAPVSVTSCWIDPIKTHLETGWLLDDAQQARKMSVRASRYLLIEGLLYKRSFVIPYLKYLRPLEADEVLEARSDSAISPESLTSISTPIPFVIWGMDILGPFSVVSGQRMFIMVAIIYFTKLIEAKALAKITTKQIAQFFWENQELHFTSAAHPQEIGKAEVSNIIILDGLKKKVECSRNTWADELLHILWAYPTTCKVTIEATPFMLAYGSEVVVPLEITRGSPRIEAYEPETNEEGMRLAPDLIDEVIDEANAHSRASTKSLPVL; translated from the exons ATGACACTTGAATTTGGTGACccagaccttgaaggtttgaaatttcctcGGGATGATCCTCTGGTTATCACTCCG GTATTGAAGTTTCCAACTAGGAACGGTGTTGGAGAAAAAATGAAGATCGGAAAATGGCCCGTTTTTGCTATGTTGCAGCACTTAGGTCCGATGGAACCGGGGGAAG gagctacttaTCAAAGACTAGTAAATAAGATATTTGCCCATCTAATAGGGAAGACCATGaaggtctatgttgatgacatgttggtcAAAATCCTAAGCAAGGCTGATCATATTAAACACCTCGGAGAGGCATTTGAAGTGTTGAGGCActacaagatgatgttaaaccccgCCAAGTGTGCTTTTCGTCTGGGGTCTAGAAAATTTTCGGGTCACATGGTCTCTAATAGGGGAATAGGGGCTAACCCAGACAAGATCAAAGACATCCTAGATATGGAGCCACCAAGCTCCATCAAGGACGTTCAGAAGCTGACATTGAGAATCGCAACTCTAaggag GCCTAGTCTTGCAAAGTCCCGATGGGTTcataatcggtatgctttgaagttggacttCCCAACTAAGAACAACGCAGCAGAATACGAAGCATTGATAGCCGActtaggcttggctagagccGTGAGGGCAAAAAATCTGAAGGTCTATGGAGAATCAAGACTTGTAGTTGTTCAAGTAAATGGAGAGTTTGAGGCTAAAAATGATATTATGGCCAAGTACGTGAGAGTCGTAAAGGGAATATTGactcagtttgatgaatggtacGCAGAACATGTGCCGAAGGAGGAGACCACTATGGCTGATGCCCTATCCCAGTTTGTCTCGTCCAAAATCAAGAACTATCTGAGAAGTATTTACTTCCAGGTCCGGAAGACCCCTACTATACATGTCATAAATCTGATAGCACCGGTTAGTGTGACAAGCTGCTGGATAGACCCGATCAAGACCCACTTAGAGACTGGGTGGCTCCTCGACGATGCCCAGCAGGCACGCAAGATGTCGGTTAGAGCATCGAGATATTTATTGATTGAAGGCCTTCTCTACAAAAGGTCCTTTGTAATTCCATACCTGAAGTACTTGAGACCTCTTGAAGCAGATGAG GTGCTAGAGGCACGCTCCGATAGTGCGATATCCCCAGAGAGCCTTACATCTATCAGCACACCCATCCCATTTGTaatatggggaatggatatacttggaccaTTTTCTGTAGTGTCAGGACAGAGGATGTTCATCATGGTAGCCATAATCTACTTCACAAAGTTGATTGAGGCTAAGGCACTAGCCAAGATTACCACCAAGCAAATTGCCCAGTTCTTCTGGGAGAAT CAAGAGCTTCACTTCACCTCAGCTGCTCACCCACAAGAAATCGGGAAGGCGGAAGTTTCTAACATAATCATCCTCGATGGACTTAAGAAAAAGGTTGAATGCTCCAGGAACACTTGGGCAGATGAGTTGCTGCATATACTATGGGCATATCCTACCACCTGCAAAGTGACTATTGAAGCTACCCCGTTTATGCTGGCTTATGGATCCGAGGTCGTGGTGCCCCTTGAGATCACTCGTGGATCCCCTAGGATCGAAGCTTATGAGCCAGAGACCAAcgaagaaggcatgaggctcgcTCCTGATCTCATTGACGAGGTCATAGATGAGGCCAATGCTCACAGTAGAGCATCAACAAAGAGCCTCCCTGTATTGTAA